From Salinicoccus roseus, one genomic window encodes:
- a CDS encoding response regulator transcription factor — protein sequence MIRIVLAEDQNLLRGALGALLDLEEDMTVVGQAENGAEALDLVAAESPDVCLMDIEMPVMTGLEAAERLKGGSCKVIMLTTFARPGYFERAKQAQVSGYLLKDSSSETLAQSIRHIIGGRRIYSPELIDVAFEAANPLTPREMEIIQLLEAGRTTKAIAKELHLSNGTVRNYISIILDKLYVDNRIEAISKAREKGWLK from the coding sequence ATGATCCGCATTGTACTGGCTGAAGACCAGAACCTGCTGAGGGGTGCGCTCGGTGCGCTGTTGGATCTTGAAGAAGATATGACTGTTGTCGGACAAGCGGAGAATGGAGCAGAAGCTCTGGACCTTGTTGCCGCGGAGTCTCCGGACGTGTGCCTCATGGATATCGAGATGCCGGTGATGACCGGGCTGGAGGCGGCAGAACGCCTGAAGGGCGGCTCATGCAAAGTCATTATGCTGACGACCTTCGCACGCCCCGGGTATTTCGAACGGGCGAAGCAGGCGCAGGTGAGCGGCTATCTGCTGAAGGACAGCTCCAGTGAAACGCTCGCACAGTCGATCAGACACATCATCGGAGGGAGGCGCATCTATTCGCCAGAACTGATTGACGTGGCTTTCGAAGCTGCGAATCCCCTTACCCCGCGGGAGATGGAAATCATCCAGCTGCTGGAGGCGGGCAGAACGACGAAGGCCATTGCGAAGGAGCTGCACCTGTCGAACGGGACCGTCAGAAACTATATATCCATCATCCTGGATAAGCTGTATGTCGACAACCGGATCGAAGCCATCTCGAAGGCGAGGGAGAAGGGGTGGCTGAAGTAG
- a CDS encoding sensor histidine kinase, with protein sequence MRDWYHIFPKNTGLSLYIWIIFCILPFYFIFRSNDSWEIFSGVALTVLFFTIYWLTFNTRGPLIYIGLSIEFCINIAMTIFYGYVYFALFTAFYVGNIRNRAGFISMYVIHLVTTVGAITFGFFYNYTLLLSHLPFLIMTVLGVILLPISQYNRLKQEELEMQLEDANMRIAELAIVEERHRIARDLHDTLGQKLSMIGLKSELSKKLIDKDPNAAKRELADIQSTSRQALKEVREMISDMKSVDLEGEVEHVKKLMDAAQIRYDITVEGSFNNIPVLVENVLSMCLKEAVTNVVKHSQAHLCVIELIETDQDILLKVMDNGEGREIFQSGHGIHGMRERLSFVNGEMQIVNNNGGFEINIAVPKVLKEIEEG encoded by the coding sequence ATGCGCGACTGGTATCATATATTTCCTAAAAATACAGGACTCAGTCTGTACATATGGATCATATTCTGCATCCTGCCGTTCTATTTCATATTCCGTTCCAATGATTCATGGGAGATCTTCTCGGGTGTTGCTTTGACTGTGCTCTTCTTCACCATATACTGGCTGACGTTCAATACGCGTGGCCCCCTGATCTACATAGGTCTGAGCATTGAATTCTGCATCAATATTGCGATGACCATATTCTACGGCTATGTCTATTTTGCGCTTTTCACAGCATTCTATGTCGGCAACATAAGGAATAGGGCCGGTTTCATCTCTATGTACGTCATTCATCTGGTGACGACGGTCGGTGCAATCACTTTCGGCTTCTTCTACAATTATACGCTGCTGCTCAGCCATCTGCCTTTCCTCATCATGACCGTCCTAGGCGTCATCCTGCTTCCGATCAGCCAGTACAACCGCCTGAAGCAGGAGGAACTGGAAATGCAGCTTGAAGATGCTAACATGAGGATTGCAGAACTTGCGATAGTGGAAGAACGCCACAGGATCGCCCGTGATCTGCATGATACGCTCGGTCAGAAGCTGTCGATGATCGGTCTTAAGAGTGAATTGTCAAAGAAGCTGATAGACAAGGATCCCAATGCTGCAAAGCGCGAGCTCGCAGACATACAGTCGACATCGAGACAGGCACTGAAGGAAGTACGGGAAATGATCAGTGATATGAAGAGTGTCGATCTGGAGGGTGAAGTGGAGCACGTGAAAAAGCTGATGGATGCTGCCCAGATACGGTATGATATAACTGTCGAAGGAAGCTTCAACAATATACCCGTGCTTGTTGAAAATGTGCTGAGCATGTGTCTGAAGGAAGCGGTCACCAATGTGGTGAAGCACAGCCAGGCGCATCTGTGCGTGATCGAGCTGATCGAGACGGATCAGGATATACTCCTTAAGGTCATGGATAATGGAGAGGGCAGGGAAATCTTCCAGTCGGGCCATGGCATCCACGGGATGCGTGAACGCCTCTCCTTCGTGAATGGAGAGATGCAGATCGTCAACAACAACGGTGGTTTTGAAATCAATATCGCGGTGCCGAAAGTATTGAAAGAGATTGAGGAGGGATGA
- a CDS encoding fatty acid desaturase: MSKQKQAQLRKDVMPFAKSQTKTSIIQLFNTVLPFFALWFLAYQSLSISFWLSLLFSIGAAGFMIRTFIIFHDCAHQSFFKSKKWNTIFGTITGVITHFAYEKWKREHSIHHATSGNLDKRGIGDIWVMTVEEYEEAGKWERLKYRLYRNPLIMFGLGPLSLFLLDNRFNRKGAKKKERMNTYLINGLLVAIYCLIGFTLGWHVLLLVQLPIIYVAGMLGIWLFYVQHQFEDSYFENESEWDYVKAAVDGSSYYKLPRWLEWMTGSIGYHHVHHLAPRVPNYSLEKAHESTPPLHQATTITLKSSLESIRFRLYDEKKKTFVTFREMKAQLNEKHQPSTD, from the coding sequence ATGTCAAAACAGAAACAGGCACAGCTGAGGAAAGACGTCATGCCGTTCGCCAAGTCACAGACGAAGACAAGCATCATACAGCTTTTCAACACGGTTCTTCCATTTTTTGCGTTATGGTTCCTGGCGTACCAGTCACTGAGCATTTCATTCTGGCTCAGTCTGCTGTTCAGCATCGGAGCTGCCGGCTTCATGATCCGGACGTTCATCATCTTCCACGACTGTGCCCACCAGTCATTCTTCAAGAGCAAGAAGTGGAACACGATATTCGGCACCATCACCGGCGTCATCACCCACTTTGCGTATGAAAAATGGAAGCGGGAACACTCGATCCACCACGCAACAAGCGGCAACCTGGACAAGCGGGGCATCGGTGACATCTGGGTCATGACGGTCGAAGAATACGAAGAAGCAGGAAAATGGGAGAGGCTGAAATATCGCCTCTACCGTAATCCGCTCATCATGTTCGGCCTTGGACCATTGTCACTGTTCCTGCTGGACAACCGTTTCAACCGCAAAGGCGCCAAGAAGAAGGAACGCATGAACACCTATCTGATCAATGGGCTACTTGTGGCAATCTACTGTCTGATCGGTTTCACGCTTGGCTGGCATGTACTGCTGCTCGTACAGCTTCCGATCATCTACGTTGCAGGCATGCTCGGCATCTGGCTCTTCTATGTCCAGCACCAGTTCGAAGACTCCTATTTTGAAAATGAATCCGAATGGGATTACGTAAAAGCGGCAGTGGACGGCAGCTCCTACTACAAGCTGCCCCGCTGGCTCGAATGGATGACAGGCAGCATCGGCTATCACCATGTGCACCATCTGGCGCCAAGAGTGCCCAACTATTCACTGGAAAAAGCACATGAGAGTACGCCGCCGCTCCATCAGGCGACGACCATCACCCTGAAGTCGAGCCTTGAATCCATCCGCTTCCGTCTGTATGACGAGAAGAAGAAGACATTCGTGACCTTCCGTGAGATGAAGGCGCAATTGAATGAAAAGCATCAGCCAAGTACAGACTAG
- a CDS encoding DUF4256 domain-containing protein: protein MDMTDVRKLTNEESRHLLSVLKVRFESHMYRHEDMEWRDVEARLDSHPEKLWSLGEMERTGGEPDVAAEADGAIIFYDFSAESPEGRRKVCYDDEALQARKKNKPENSAVGMAEEMGVELLDEADYRQLQTIEVVDRKTSSWIRTPADIRKLGGALFGDHRYGAMFIYHNGAESYYSARGFRAMLLI, encoded by the coding sequence ATGGATATGACAGATGTAAGGAAGTTGACGAATGAGGAAAGCCGGCATTTGCTCAGTGTATTGAAAGTGCGCTTTGAATCGCATATGTACCGTCATGAGGATATGGAGTGGAGAGATGTTGAAGCACGTCTCGACAGCCATCCCGAAAAGCTGTGGTCCCTGGGCGAAATGGAACGGACCGGTGGGGAACCGGATGTGGCAGCTGAGGCGGATGGAGCAATAATATTCTATGATTTTTCAGCTGAAAGCCCGGAAGGGCGGCGTAAGGTCTGTTATGACGATGAGGCACTCCAGGCAAGAAAGAAGAACAAGCCTGAAAACAGTGCAGTCGGCATGGCGGAGGAGATGGGGGTGGAACTCCTTGACGAGGCGGATTACCGGCAACTCCAGACCATTGAAGTGGTCGATCGGAAGACATCAAGCTGGATCCGGACACCGGCCGACATCAGGAAGCTGGGAGGCGCCCTGTTTGGGGATCACCGATATGGCGCGATGTTCATCTATCATAACGGTGCGGAATCCTATTACAGTGCCAGGGGGTTCCGGGCCATGCTCCTTATATGA
- a CDS encoding GlcG/HbpS family heme-binding protein, producing MSRINLENAKKIIEGAEQKASEIGVQMVISVIDEGGNLVAVHRMDDAWLASIDIAQNKAWTSVALKMPTSNLEEATVPNAELFGLNTTNQGRIVVFGGGIPLEADGKVVGAIGVSGSSVPDDVKVAEAGVEAFKAL from the coding sequence ATGAGTAGGATCAATCTGGAAAATGCAAAGAAGATAATTGAGGGCGCAGAGCAGAAGGCGTCAGAGATCGGTGTACAGATGGTGATCTCCGTCATCGACGAAGGAGGCAATCTGGTTGCGGTACACCGCATGGATGATGCGTGGCTCGCAAGCATCGATATTGCGCAGAACAAGGCATGGACATCAGTGGCCCTGAAGATGCCGACATCCAATCTGGAAGAGGCGACGGTGCCGAATGCAGAGCTATTCGGCCTGAACACGACGAATCAGGGACGCATCGTCGTCTTTGGTGGTGGCATCCCGCTTGAAGCGGATGGCAAGGTTGTGGGAGCCATCGGTGTCAGCGGCAGCAGTGTACCGGATGATGTGAAGGTGGCCGAAGCGGGTGTCGAAGCATTCAAGGCGCTATAG
- a CDS encoding cation diffusion facilitator family transporter: MDMPHDHSHGANRRVLLISFFIITGYMLVEAVGGWLTNSLALLSDAGHMLSDSISLGVAVLAFSLGRKTANYSKTYGYKRFEILAAIFNGVTLILISAYIFYEAFQRFMDPPEVASGGMLVIATMGLVVNIIVAWILMRGGDTEGNLNIRAAFLHVMGDLLGSIGAIAAALLIIFFGWGLADPLASVIVAVLIIISGWRVTKDAIHVLMEGTPVGVDVEHIVSVMQADTRIIDIHDLHMWSITSGQNAMSCHVTVDDTMTIKESGELLHELERRLGDEGIGHVTIQVEGESHPHDEALMCHLNERMHEAHD; encoded by the coding sequence ATCGATATGCCGCATGATCATTCGCACGGAGCGAACAGGAGGGTTCTTCTGATCAGCTTCTTCATCATCACCGGTTATATGCTCGTTGAAGCGGTCGGCGGCTGGCTGACGAACAGTCTCGCACTCCTGTCCGACGCGGGGCATATGCTGAGTGACTCGATTTCACTGGGTGTGGCGGTCCTCGCCTTCAGTCTGGGGCGGAAGACAGCCAACTACAGCAAGACTTATGGATACAAGCGGTTTGAAATACTGGCGGCGATCTTCAACGGTGTGACGCTCATACTCATTTCCGCCTACATCTTCTACGAGGCGTTCCAACGCTTCATGGATCCGCCTGAAGTCGCGTCGGGGGGCATGCTGGTGATTGCTACAATGGGACTTGTGGTGAACATCATCGTCGCATGGATATTGATGCGCGGGGGTGATACAGAGGGAAACCTGAACATCAGGGCCGCCTTCCTCCATGTGATGGGAGACTTGCTGGGCTCGATCGGGGCAATCGCCGCTGCCCTCCTGATCATATTCTTCGGCTGGGGGCTGGCCGACCCATTGGCGAGCGTCATCGTTGCTGTCCTGATCATCATCAGCGGCTGGCGGGTGACGAAGGATGCCATCCATGTCCTGATGGAGGGGACGCCGGTTGGTGTAGATGTAGAGCACATCGTAAGTGTCATGCAGGCGGACACTCGGATCATCGATATACACGACCTCCATATGTGGAGCATCACGAGTGGACAGAACGCCATGTCATGCCACGTGACGGTCGATGACACCATGACGATCAAGGAGAGTGGTGAGCTGCTGCATGAACTGGAACGGAGGCTTGGGGATGAGGGTATCGGCCACGTGACCATACAGGTGGAGGGCGAATCCCACCCGCATGATGAAGCATTGATGTGCCATCTTAATGAAAGGATGCATGAAGCACATGATTAA
- a CDS encoding DUF1801 domain-containing protein, translating into MDIEEYIRQIDDRWQDAFIGVWRTIGENLPEGFQTEMQHGMPTYAVPKETYPEGYHVDGGALPFISVAAQKRHLAIYHMGIYSDDELYEWFTDAYPEHMATKLNMGKSCIRFSNPQNIPYALLGELAGKMTADEWIELYESRKS; encoded by the coding sequence ATGGACATTGAAGAGTATATCAGGCAGATCGACGACAGATGGCAGGATGCTTTTATAGGAGTTTGGAGGACGATCGGAGAAAACCTCCCTGAAGGATTCCAGACGGAGATGCAGCACGGCATGCCGACTTATGCTGTACCGAAAGAGACGTATCCGGAAGGCTACCACGTGGATGGTGGAGCCCTTCCCTTTATAAGCGTCGCCGCCCAAAAAAGGCACCTCGCCATCTATCATATGGGGATATACAGTGACGATGAACTGTACGAATGGTTTACAGACGCCTACCCGGAGCATATGGCAACCAAGCTCAACATGGGCAAAAGCTGTATCCGCTTCTCCAACCCACAAAATATTCCCTATGCACTGCTTGGGGAACTTGCCGGGAAGATGACAGCGGATGAGTGGATTGAACTGTATGAATCAAGGAAGTCTTAG
- a CDS encoding D-glycero-alpha-D-manno-heptose-1,7-bisphosphate 7-phosphatase, with protein MHRAVFLDRDGVINEVLNHRVKFVNRPEDLHLLEGVEQAIRQFNEDGWKVFIVTNQGGVGLGYMTEDALGEIHDRLLNLLGASGARVDDIAYCPHMPHEGCGCRKPEAGMILNLAETHDISLGESYMVGDREPDISAGRNAGTHTVFIGNRKNKKVGADHHFADLLSFSNWLVNRGWT; from the coding sequence ATGCATAGGGCAGTATTTCTGGATCGGGACGGCGTCATCAATGAAGTGCTCAATCACCGGGTGAAGTTCGTGAACCGTCCCGAAGATCTCCACCTCCTTGAAGGTGTCGAGCAGGCCATCAGGCAGTTCAATGAGGATGGATGGAAAGTGTTCATCGTCACCAACCAGGGCGGTGTCGGCCTTGGCTATATGACTGAGGATGCGCTCGGGGAAATACATGACAGGCTCTTGAATCTTCTCGGGGCCTCGGGTGCCAGGGTGGATGATATCGCCTACTGTCCGCACATGCCCCATGAAGGATGTGGATGCAGGAAGCCGGAAGCGGGGATGATCCTGAATCTCGCAGAAACACATGATATCTCCCTTGGAGAGAGTTACATGGTGGGCGACAGGGAACCGGATATAAGTGCCGGCCGGAATGCAGGCACGCATACCGTCTTCATCGGCAACAGGAAAAATAAGAAAGTCGGCGCAGATCATCATTTCGCGGATCTCCTTTCATTCTCCAACTGGCTGGTGAACAGGGGATGGACGTGA